One Salmo trutta chromosome 12, fSalTru1.1, whole genome shotgun sequence genomic region harbors:
- the cryba4 gene encoding beta-crystallin A4: MTHHCTKFSGHWKIIVFDEECFQGRRHEFTSECCNVMEFGFETVRSLRVESGAWVGYEHASYQGQQFVLERGEYPQCDAFGGSNAYHIERMTSFRPIACANHRECRMTIYERENFLGRKGELSDDYPSLQAMGWCNNEVGSLRIQSGAFVCYQYPGYRGYQYIMECDRHCGEYKHFKEFGSHSQTPQIQSIRRIQQ; this comes from the exons ATGACTCACCATTGCACCAAGTTCTCCGGCCACTGGAAG ATCATTGTCTTCGACGAGGAGTGCTTCCAGGGCCGTCGGCATGAGTTCACCTCAGAGTGCTGCAACGTGATGGAGTTCGGGTTCGAGACTGTGCGCTCCCTCAGGGTGGAGAGTGGAGC TTGGGTTGGCTATGAGCATGCTTCCTACCAGGGCCAGCAGTTTGTGCTGGAGAGGGGAGAGTACCCCCAGTGCGACGCCTTCGGAGGTAGCAATGCCTACCACATCGAGAGGATGACCTCCTTTAGGCCCATTGCCTGCGCT AACCACAGGGAGTGTCGTATGACCATTTATGAGCGCGAGAACTTCCTTGGTCGCAAGGGCGAGCTGAGCGACGACTACCCCTCCCTCCAGGCCATGGGCTGGTGCAACAACGAGGTCGGCTCCCTCAGGATCCAGTCCGGAGC TTTCGTGTGCTACCAGTACCCCGGATATCGTGGCTACCAGTACATCATGGAGTGTGACCGTCACTGCGGCGAGTACAAGCACTTCAAGGAGTTCGGCTCCCACTCCCAGACCCCTCAGATCCAGTCCATCCGCCGCATTCAGCAGTAA